A single genomic interval of Tsukamurella paurometabola harbors:
- the atpD gene encoding F0F1 ATP synthase subunit beta: MTTATQPASAGTAAATGRVTRVIGPVVDIEFPRGAVPDLFNALHAEITLPSVAKTLTLEVAQHLGDNLVRAISMQPTDGLVRGTDVTDSGFPIRVPVGDVVKGHVFNALGDCLDTPGLGRDGEQWGIHRKPPAFDQLEGKTEILETGIKVIDLLTPYVKGGKIGLFGGAGVGKTVLIQEMITRIAREFSGTSVFAGVGERTREGTDLHLEMEEMGVLQDTALVFGQMDEPPGTRMRVALSALTMAEYFRDVQHQDVLLFIDNIFRFTQAGSEVSTLLGRMPSAVGYQPTLADEMGELQERITSTKGRSITSLQAIYVPADDYTDPAPATTFAHLDATTELSRPISQLGIYPAVDPLTSTSRILEASIVGDEHFRVANEVKRILQKYKELQDIIAILGMDELSEEDKVTVQRARRLQKFLGQNFIVAEKFTGEKGSVVPLADTIEAFDRVCKGEFDHLPEQAFNSCGGLDDVEAAAQKIAGK, encoded by the coding sequence ATGACTACAGCAACCCAGCCCGCGTCGGCGGGCACCGCTGCGGCCACCGGTCGCGTGACGCGGGTCATCGGCCCGGTCGTCGACATCGAGTTCCCGCGCGGCGCCGTCCCCGACCTGTTCAACGCCCTGCACGCGGAGATCACCCTCCCGTCCGTGGCCAAGACGCTGACCCTCGAGGTCGCGCAGCACCTGGGCGACAACCTGGTGCGCGCCATCTCGATGCAGCCCACCGACGGCCTGGTCCGCGGCACCGACGTCACCGACTCGGGCTTCCCGATCCGCGTGCCCGTCGGCGACGTCGTCAAGGGCCACGTCTTCAACGCCCTGGGCGACTGCCTGGACACCCCCGGGCTCGGCCGCGACGGCGAGCAGTGGGGCATCCACCGCAAGCCCCCGGCCTTCGATCAGCTCGAGGGCAAGACCGAGATCCTGGAGACGGGCATCAAGGTCATCGACCTCCTGACCCCGTACGTCAAGGGCGGCAAGATCGGCCTGTTCGGCGGCGCCGGCGTCGGCAAGACCGTTCTGATCCAGGAGATGATCACCCGTATCGCGCGCGAGTTCTCGGGCACCTCGGTGTTCGCGGGCGTCGGCGAGCGTACCCGTGAGGGCACCGACCTCCACCTCGAGATGGAGGAGATGGGCGTTCTCCAGGACACCGCGTTGGTGTTCGGCCAGATGGACGAGCCGCCGGGGACGCGTATGCGCGTCGCCCTCTCGGCCCTCACCATGGCCGAGTACTTCCGCGACGTGCAGCACCAGGACGTGCTGCTGTTCATCGACAACATCTTCCGCTTCACGCAGGCGGGCTCCGAGGTCTCGACCCTGCTGGGCCGTATGCCCTCGGCCGTGGGTTACCAGCCCACCCTGGCCGACGAGATGGGTGAGCTCCAGGAGCGCATCACCTCGACCAAGGGCCGGTCGATCACCTCGCTGCAGGCCATCTACGTGCCCGCGGACGACTACACCGACCCGGCGCCGGCCACCACCTTCGCGCACCTCGATGCGACCACCGAGCTCTCGCGTCCGATCTCGCAGCTGGGTATCTACCCCGCCGTGGATCCGCTGACGTCGACCTCGCGCATCCTCGAGGCGTCGATCGTCGGCGACGAGCACTTCCGCGTCGCCAACGAGGTCAAGCGCATCCTGCAGAAGTACAAAGAGCTGCAGGACATCATCGCCATCCTCGGTATGGACGAGCTCTCCGAGGAGGACAAGGTCACGGTGCAGCGCGCTCGCCGTCTCCAGAAGTTCCTCGGCCAGAACTTCATCGTCGCCGAGAAGTTCACGGGCGAGAAGGGCTCGGTCGTTCCGCTGGCGGACACCATCGAGGCCTTCGACCGCGTGTGCAAGGGTGAGTTCGACCACCTGCCCGAGCAGGCGTTCAACAGCTGTGGTGGTCTCGACGACGTCGAGGCCGCCGCGCAGAAGATCGCCGGGAAGTGA
- a CDS encoding F0F1 ATP synthase subunit gamma, with protein sequence MASIRELRSRIRSVNSTKKITKAQELIATSRITKAQARVAAAKPYAEEMTSVLSELASKSGSLDHPLLTERANPKRAAILVVSSDRGMCGGYNSNVLRETRELIQLLKDEGKEPVLYVMGQKGLDYFRFRGQDVAGAWTGFSQQPHHSDATAATETLVKLFETGSQEYVTIDGVETHGVDELHIVYTRFVSMLSQNPEVRRMAPLVVEESDATGEDEAVARNFTFEPSADSLLSSLLPRYIATRVFAALLDSAASENAARRTAMKAATDNANELAVSLSREANQLRQAQITQEISEIVGGAGALAN encoded by the coding sequence ATGGCTAGTATCCGAGAGCTGCGCTCGCGGATCCGGTCGGTCAACTCGACCAAGAAGATCACCAAGGCGCAGGAACTGATCGCGACCTCGCGGATCACCAAGGCGCAGGCCCGAGTCGCGGCCGCCAAGCCCTACGCCGAGGAGATGACCTCGGTGCTCTCGGAGCTGGCCAGCAAGTCGGGCTCGCTCGATCACCCGCTCCTCACCGAGCGGGCGAACCCGAAGCGCGCGGCGATCCTCGTCGTGTCGTCGGACCGCGGCATGTGCGGCGGCTACAACTCCAACGTGCTGCGGGAGACGCGCGAGCTGATCCAGCTGCTCAAGGACGAGGGCAAGGAGCCCGTCCTCTACGTCATGGGCCAGAAGGGGCTGGACTACTTCCGGTTCCGCGGGCAGGACGTCGCGGGCGCGTGGACCGGGTTCTCGCAGCAGCCGCACCACTCGGACGCCACCGCCGCGACCGAGACCCTGGTGAAGCTCTTCGAGACCGGCTCGCAGGAGTACGTCACGATCGACGGTGTGGAGACGCACGGCGTGGACGAGCTGCACATCGTGTACACCCGTTTCGTGTCGATGCTCTCGCAGAACCCCGAGGTGCGCCGCATGGCCCCGCTGGTGGTCGAGGAGAGCGACGCGACGGGTGAGGACGAGGCCGTGGCCCGGAACTTCACCTTCGAGCCCAGCGCCGACAGCCTGCTGTCCTCGCTGCTGCCGCGGTACATCGCCACCCGCGTCTTCGCGGCCCTGCTCGACTCGGCGGCGTCGGAGAACGCCGCCCGTCGTACGGCCATGAAGGCGGCCACCGACAACGCCAACGAGCTGGCCGTCTCGCTCTCCCGCGAGGCCAACCAGCTCCGCCAGGCGCAGATCACCCAGGAAATCAGCGAAATCGTCGGTGGCGCCGGCGCCCTCGCGAACTAG
- the atpA gene encoding F0F1 ATP synthase subunit alpha encodes MAELTISTDDVKGAIEQYVSTFEADASREEIGTVSDTADGIAHVTGLPGAMANELLEFPGGVLGVALNLDEDEIGAVILGNYESLEEGQQVRRTGDVLSVPVGDKFLGRVVNPLGQPIDGLGDIEAEEQRVLELQAATVLERQPVEESLATGIKAIDAMTAIGRGQRQLVIGDRKTGKTAVCVDTILNQKSNWESGDPTKQVRCIYVAIGQKGSTIAGVKAALDEAGAMEYTTIVAAPASDSAGFKWLAPYTGSAIGQHWMYQGKHVLIVFDDLSKQAEAYRAISLLLRRPPGREAYPGDVFYLHSRLLERSAKLSDALGGGSMTALPIIETKANDVSAFIPTNVISITDGQVFLESDLFNKGVRPAINVGTSVSRVGGAAQTKGLKKVSGSLRLELAQFRELEAFSAFASDLDDASKAQLARGARWVELLKQDQYSPSSVEDEIVSIYLCGEGHYDSVPVEDVRRFDGELLSHLHHAAAGVYESIAGGKVLEKDQAEILVAETNRFKQSFLASDGSRVVNEAEAGALPAEDVEHETIKVKRNG; translated from the coding sequence ATGGCTGAGTTGACGATCTCAACCGACGACGTCAAGGGCGCGATCGAGCAGTACGTCTCGACGTTCGAGGCCGACGCCTCCCGCGAGGAGATCGGCACCGTCTCCGACACCGCCGACGGCATCGCCCACGTGACCGGGCTCCCCGGCGCGATGGCGAATGAGCTGCTCGAGTTCCCCGGCGGGGTGCTCGGCGTGGCCCTGAACCTCGACGAGGACGAGATCGGCGCCGTCATCCTCGGTAACTACGAGTCGCTCGAGGAGGGCCAGCAGGTCCGCCGCACCGGCGACGTGCTGTCCGTGCCCGTGGGCGACAAGTTCCTGGGCCGCGTGGTCAACCCGCTCGGCCAGCCGATCGACGGCCTGGGCGACATCGAGGCCGAGGAGCAGCGCGTCCTCGAGCTGCAGGCCGCCACCGTGCTCGAGCGCCAGCCGGTCGAGGAGTCCCTCGCCACCGGCATCAAGGCGATCGACGCCATGACCGCCATCGGCCGCGGCCAGCGCCAGCTGGTCATCGGTGACCGCAAGACCGGCAAGACCGCCGTCTGCGTCGACACCATCCTGAACCAGAAGTCGAACTGGGAGTCGGGCGATCCGACCAAGCAGGTCCGCTGCATCTACGTCGCCATCGGCCAGAAGGGCTCGACGATCGCCGGCGTGAAGGCCGCGCTCGACGAGGCCGGCGCCATGGAGTACACGACCATCGTCGCGGCCCCCGCGTCCGATTCGGCCGGCTTCAAGTGGCTCGCCCCGTACACCGGCTCGGCGATCGGCCAGCACTGGATGTACCAGGGCAAGCACGTCCTCATCGTCTTCGACGACCTGTCCAAGCAGGCCGAGGCGTACCGCGCCATCTCGCTGCTGCTGCGCCGCCCGCCGGGCCGCGAGGCGTACCCCGGCGACGTCTTCTACCTGCACTCCCGCCTGCTGGAGCGCTCGGCCAAGCTGTCCGACGCCCTCGGCGGCGGCTCGATGACCGCGCTGCCGATCATCGAGACCAAGGCCAACGACGTCTCGGCGTTCATCCCGACCAACGTTATCTCGATCACCGACGGCCAGGTCTTCCTCGAGTCCGACCTGTTCAACAAGGGCGTCCGCCCCGCGATCAACGTCGGTACCTCGGTGTCCCGCGTCGGTGGCGCCGCGCAGACCAAGGGCCTCAAGAAGGTCTCGGGCTCGCTGCGTCTCGAGCTCGCCCAGTTCCGCGAGCTGGAGGCCTTCTCGGCCTTCGCCTCGGACCTCGACGACGCCTCGAAGGCGCAGCTGGCGCGTGGCGCCCGCTGGGTCGAGCTGCTCAAGCAGGACCAGTACAGCCCGTCGTCGGTCGAGGACGAGATCGTCTCGATCTACCTCTGCGGCGAGGGCCACTACGATTCGGTGCCCGTCGAGGACGTGCGCCGGTTCGACGGTGAGCTGCTGAGCCACCTGCACCACGCCGCGGCCGGCGTCTACGAGTCCATCGCGGGCGGCAAGGTGCTCGAGAAGGACCAGGCGGAGATCCTCGTCGCCGAGACCAACCGCTTCAAGCAGAGCTTCCTCGCCTCGGACGGCTCGCGCGTGGTGAACGAGGCCGAGGCCGGCGCCCTCCCCGCCGAGGACGTCGAGCACGAGACGATCAAGGTCAAGCGCAATGGCTAG
- a CDS encoding F0F1 ATP synthase subunit B/delta, whose translation MGVFIGNLIAFAVILFVLWKFVVPPVKRLMKERQDTVRAQLEESRIAQEKLAQAGQAGERARSDAAREGSQIRDEARGDADAIREELRAQTEREVARIGEHGQGQIALNRSNLVRGLRAGLGAEAVDVAGRLVRDHLSDPANQVTSVDRALDELESMTEGADDVRVSEADRIGTRSLRAASRDAVRSLAAGFDQRTAGLDQPALARVADDLADVVNVLGEQPVLRKHLAESAEAPEAKRTLVENLFGGKISAEANAFVQDAAAAKWSAPADFVTAVERQARVAVLLGAERAGSLDETEDELFRAGRILEGEPELTAALSDTRVPAATRIALLDKVFGGKVNEFTAALLRQTVRLVRVGRVDAAVASIADLAAARRGESVAVVESAVALTDAQRTRTADLLARIYQRKIAVQTEVVAELLGGLRITVGNEVIEADIASRLDKAADQLPR comes from the coding sequence ATGGGTGTCTTTATCGGCAACCTGATCGCCTTCGCGGTCATCCTCTTCGTCCTGTGGAAGTTCGTCGTCCCGCCGGTGAAGCGACTCATGAAGGAGCGTCAGGACACCGTCCGGGCGCAGCTCGAGGAGTCGCGCATCGCGCAGGAGAAGCTGGCGCAGGCGGGACAGGCGGGGGAGCGGGCACGCTCCGACGCCGCCCGCGAGGGCAGCCAGATCCGCGACGAGGCCCGTGGCGACGCCGACGCGATCCGCGAGGAGCTGCGCGCGCAGACCGAGCGCGAGGTCGCCCGGATCGGCGAGCACGGCCAGGGCCAGATCGCGCTCAACCGCAGCAACCTGGTGCGCGGCCTGCGCGCCGGGTTGGGCGCCGAGGCGGTCGACGTGGCCGGGCGCCTCGTCCGCGACCACCTCAGCGACCCCGCCAATCAGGTCACGTCCGTGGACCGCGCGCTCGACGAGCTCGAGTCGATGACCGAGGGCGCCGACGACGTGCGCGTCAGCGAGGCCGATCGCATCGGCACCCGGTCGCTGCGCGCCGCGAGCCGCGACGCCGTGCGGTCCCTGGCCGCCGGCTTCGACCAGCGCACCGCCGGCCTCGACCAGCCCGCGCTGGCCCGGGTCGCCGACGACCTCGCCGACGTGGTCAACGTGCTGGGCGAGCAGCCGGTGCTGCGCAAGCACCTCGCCGAGTCGGCCGAGGCCCCCGAGGCCAAGCGGACGCTGGTCGAGAACCTCTTCGGCGGCAAGATCAGCGCCGAGGCCAACGCCTTCGTGCAGGACGCCGCGGCGGCGAAGTGGTCGGCCCCCGCCGACTTCGTGACCGCCGTCGAGCGCCAGGCCCGCGTGGCCGTGCTGCTCGGCGCCGAGCGCGCGGGTTCGCTGGACGAGACCGAGGACGAGCTGTTCCGCGCGGGACGCATCCTCGAGGGCGAGCCGGAGCTGACCGCGGCCCTGTCCGACACCCGCGTCCCGGCCGCGACCCGCATCGCGCTGCTGGACAAGGTCTTCGGTGGCAAGGTGAACGAGTTCACCGCGGCTCTGCTGCGCCAGACGGTGCGCCTCGTGCGCGTCGGCCGCGTGGACGCCGCCGTCGCGTCGATCGCCGACCTGGCTGCGGCCCGGCGCGGCGAGTCCGTCGCCGTCGTCGAGTCGGCGGTCGCCCTGACCGACGCCCAGCGGACCCGCACGGCGGATCTGCTGGCCCGCATCTACCAGCGCAAGATCGCGGTGCAGACCGAGGTCGTCGCCGAGCTCCTGGGCGGCCTGCGCATCACGGTGGGCAACGAGGTCATCGAGGCCGACATCGCGTCGCGCCTCGACAAGGCCGCCGACCAGCTGCCCCGCTAA
- a CDS encoding F0F1 ATP synthase subunit B has product MQLAEGNFLLPTAGTFLSCLIIFLIVLGVIWFFVAPSIQKVLDDREKMIHQTANDGRAAAKGFEDAESEYRAGIASARGEAGSIRDEARATGRVSMEEQKQRAAAEADAITREKTEQLRAAGESAAAAARADLAPLSASLASRVLGFDVTQDPALKAKLDALSSDKVVKN; this is encoded by the coding sequence ATGCAGCTCGCTGAGGGTAACTTCCTCCTCCCCACCGCGGGAACCTTCCTCTCGTGCCTGATCATCTTCTTGATCGTGCTCGGAGTGATCTGGTTCTTCGTGGCACCTTCCATCCAGAAGGTCCTGGACGATCGCGAAAAGATGATCCACCAGACCGCCAACGACGGTCGCGCCGCGGCCAAGGGGTTCGAGGACGCCGAGTCGGAGTACCGCGCCGGAATCGCTTCCGCACGCGGTGAGGCCGGCAGCATCCGCGACGAGGCGCGCGCCACCGGCCGCGTCTCGATGGAGGAGCAGAAGCAGCGGGCTGCGGCCGAGGCGGACGCGATCACGCGGGAGAAGACCGAGCAGCTGCGCGCCGCGGGCGAGTCCGCGGCCGCGGCGGCGCGCGCCGATCTCGCTCCGCTCTCGGCGTCGTTGGCGAGCCGCGTGCTCGGCTTCGACGTCACGCAGGACCCGGCCCTCAAGGCGAAGCTGGATGCACTCTCGAGCGACAAGGTGGTGAAGAACTAA
- a CDS encoding F0F1 ATP synthase subunit C, with product MDPNIAQGALIGGGLIMGGGAIGAGIGNGLAGSQLVAGIARQPEAQGRLMTPFFITVGLVEAAYFINLAFMALFVFATPIS from the coding sequence ATGGATCCGAACATCGCGCAGGGTGCCCTCATCGGCGGCGGCCTGATCATGGGTGGCGGCGCCATCGGCGCCGGTATCGGTAACGGTCTCGCCGGTTCCCAGCTCGTCGCCGGCATCGCGCGGCAGCCGGAGGCCCAGGGCCGCCTGATGACCCCGTTCTTCATCACCGTTGGTCTGGTCGAGGCCGCGTACTTCATCAACCTGGCCTTCATGGCCCTGTTCGTGTTCGCGACCCCGATCTCCTAA
- the atpB gene encoding F0F1 ATP synthase subunit A: MNTNLYAEGAIKVAHYKSFELWGMTFHWDTILATAIAAAIVLILAFILKAKVTSTGVPSGVQLFWEAITIQLRGQIESAIGMKVAPFLLPLAIALFSLILFANWLAVLPQQYSGEGGTPSEIFLPPAADVSFVYALVLVVYLGYHFAGFRTHGIFGYPAKVVKGHAIGLAPINVIEELVSKPLSLALRLFGNVFAGTVMVAVIALLPAYILWFPNSLWKSFELFVGLIQAFIFSLLTILYFSTAMEKEHH, translated from the coding sequence ATGAACACCAATCTGTACGCCGAGGGCGCGATCAAGGTCGCCCACTACAAGTCGTTCGAGTTGTGGGGCATGACCTTTCACTGGGACACGATCCTGGCCACGGCCATCGCGGCGGCGATCGTCCTGATCCTGGCGTTCATCCTCAAGGCGAAGGTCACCTCGACCGGCGTGCCCAGCGGTGTGCAGCTGTTCTGGGAGGCCATCACCATCCAGCTCCGCGGTCAGATCGAGTCCGCGATCGGCATGAAGGTGGCGCCGTTCCTGCTGCCGCTCGCGATCGCGCTGTTCTCGCTGATCCTGTTCGCGAACTGGCTCGCCGTGCTGCCGCAGCAGTACTCCGGTGAGGGCGGCACCCCGTCGGAGATCTTCCTCCCGCCGGCGGCCGACGTCAGCTTCGTCTACGCGCTCGTGCTCGTCGTCTACCTGGGCTACCACTTCGCCGGCTTCCGCACCCACGGCATCTTCGGCTACCCGGCCAAGGTCGTGAAGGGCCACGCGATCGGCCTGGCGCCCATCAACGTGATCGAGGAGCTCGTCTCCAAGCCGCTCTCGCTCGCGCTGCGACTCTTCGGCAACGTCTTCGCCGGCACGGTCATGGTCGCGGTCATCGCGCTGCTGCCGGCCTACATCCTCTGGTTCCCGAACTCCCTGTGGAAGTCCTTCGAGCTCTTCGTCGGTCTCATCCAGGCGTTCATCTTCTCGCTCCTGACCATCCTGTACTTCTCCACCGCAATGGAGAAGGAACACCACTGA
- a CDS encoding ATP synthase subunit I: protein MTTPAPSVDGQVGRSVVSFVNPIVIVLGLTVIAAGVGTAFGHPWFAAWFLLGGLLSVLNAKLAVLKVATVTAENEPRKAPVAVNSMVRLGVVSVIAIVIAYFFRPDGLGVIFGLAVGQIVLVLNTVIPVLKGLRQQS from the coding sequence ATGACGACGCCCGCCCCCTCCGTCGATGGCCAGGTCGGCCGTTCCGTCGTGAGCTTCGTGAACCCGATCGTCATCGTGCTCGGCCTGACCGTGATCGCGGCCGGCGTCGGCACCGCCTTCGGTCACCCCTGGTTCGCCGCGTGGTTCCTGCTCGGCGGCCTGCTCTCCGTGCTCAACGCCAAGCTGGCCGTGCTCAAGGTCGCCACCGTCACCGCGGAGAACGAGCCCCGCAAGGCCCCGGTCGCCGTCAACTCGATGGTCCGGCTCGGCGTCGTCTCCGTCATTGCGATCGTGATCGCCTACTTCTTCCGGCCCGATGGGCTGGGCGTGATCTTCGGCCTCGCCGTGGGTCAGATCGTCCTCGTCCTGAACACCGTCATCCCCGTTCTGAAAGGGCTTCGCCAGCAGTCATGA
- a CDS encoding glycosyltransferase family 4 protein: MLGGPVVGAGAAGVPMRELLVVGLTAAVVTFFATSMVRVLATRFGAVAVPRARDVHVVPTPRLGGVGIYVGMVAGIFLAAQLPALTRGFAYSKDAVAVLVAGAVIVVVGIIDDRWGVDALTKLVGQIFAAALLVVMGVAWNVVYVPGINTTVVLDQLQAGLLTVVVTVATVNAMNFIDGLDGLLAGVAALAALAILVFSVGLMFDSGGDAPSYPPALITAALFGACMGFLPHNFQPARIFMGDSGSMLLGLTLAAASTSASGRISQNAYGTTDIFALLLPLLLAVAVMFVPMLDLLLAVVRRTRAGVHPFTADKMHLHHRLLQIGHSQRRVVVVIYLWVGVLGLSAAASTMLPPTLIAPLFGAGLLCALVFTVVPRIVPRLRERYSESARSDTSPKTGAR, encoded by the coding sequence ATGCTGGGCGGACCGGTCGTCGGTGCCGGCGCCGCCGGAGTCCCGATGCGGGAGCTGTTGGTCGTCGGACTGACAGCCGCTGTTGTCACGTTCTTCGCCACCTCGATGGTCCGCGTCCTCGCGACGCGCTTCGGGGCGGTCGCGGTTCCCCGCGCACGCGACGTCCACGTCGTGCCCACGCCGCGCCTCGGCGGAGTGGGCATCTACGTGGGAATGGTCGCGGGGATCTTCCTCGCGGCGCAGCTGCCCGCGCTCACCCGGGGCTTCGCGTACTCGAAGGACGCCGTCGCGGTCCTCGTCGCGGGCGCCGTCATCGTGGTCGTCGGGATCATCGACGACCGCTGGGGCGTGGACGCGCTGACGAAGCTGGTCGGCCAGATCTTCGCGGCGGCGCTCCTCGTGGTGATGGGCGTCGCCTGGAACGTGGTCTACGTGCCCGGCATCAACACCACCGTGGTGCTCGATCAACTGCAGGCCGGCCTGCTGACCGTCGTCGTCACCGTCGCGACGGTCAACGCCATGAACTTCATCGACGGCCTGGACGGCCTTCTGGCAGGCGTCGCGGCGCTGGCCGCGCTGGCGATCCTCGTCTTCTCGGTGGGCCTGATGTTCGACTCGGGCGGCGACGCACCGTCGTACCCCCCGGCCCTTATTACTGCGGCGTTGTTTGGCGCCTGCATGGGCTTCCTGCCCCACAACTTCCAGCCGGCCCGCATCTTCATGGGCGATTCGGGGTCGATGCTGCTCGGCCTGACCCTGGCGGCGGCGTCGACGTCGGCCTCGGGGCGCATCTCGCAGAACGCCTACGGAACGACGGACATCTTCGCGCTGCTGCTCCCGCTCCTGCTCGCCGTCGCGGTGATGTTCGTGCCGATGCTCGACCTGTTGCTGGCCGTCGTGCGCCGCACGCGGGCCGGCGTGCACCCGTTCACCGCCGACAAGATGCATCTGCATCATCGGCTCCTGCAGATCGGGCACAGTCAGCGTCGCGTCGTGGTGGTCATCTACCTGTGGGTGGGTGTGCTGGGCCTGAGTGCCGCCGCGTCCACGATGCTGCCGCCGACGCTGATCGCACCGCTGTTCGGGGCGGGTCTGCTGTGCGCGCTCGTGTTCACCGTCGTGCCCCGAATCGTGCCGCGGTTGCGGGAACGCTACTCCGAAAGCGCGAGGTCAGATACATCGCCCAAGACGGGAGCCCGGTAA
- a CDS encoding MlaE family ABC transporter permease produces MTQSVAQGAAPAKRPSYWSIISKNFSSTVVDSIRTIGRSVRMLIMSLVALVTDTVRGRLQWKEALNQIWYMIGVTSVPGVLIAVPFGIVISIQVGNIISQLGADSLSGATGGLAVITQGAPIATGLLLAGAGASAIAADLGARTIREETDAMRVMGINPLNRLVVPRLLAAWIVAPLLNILVIAVGTISGYLVAVGGQGVTPGAYWLSFGSFAHPVDVWISLVKSIIFGTVIAIIGCQRGLEARGGSRGVADAVNATVVLSFVVIFALNLLITQVTTMFFPMQVG; encoded by the coding sequence GTGACGCAATCCGTTGCGCAGGGCGCGGCACCTGCCAAGCGACCTTCCTATTGGTCCATCATCAGCAAGAACTTCTCCAGCACCGTCGTCGATTCCATCCGGACCATCGGCCGCAGCGTCCGCATGCTCATCATGTCGCTGGTGGCGCTGGTGACCGACACGGTCCGCGGCAGGCTGCAGTGGAAGGAGGCGCTGAACCAGATCTGGTACATGATCGGCGTCACCTCCGTCCCCGGCGTGCTCATCGCCGTTCCCTTCGGCATCGTCATCTCGATCCAGGTCGGCAACATCATCTCCCAGCTCGGCGCCGACTCCCTCTCGGGCGCCACGGGCGGCCTGGCCGTCATCACGCAGGGTGCGCCGATCGCGACGGGCCTTCTCCTCGCCGGCGCCGGCGCCTCGGCCATCGCCGCCGACCTCGGCGCGCGCACCATCCGCGAGGAGACGGACGCCATGCGCGTCATGGGCATCAACCCGCTCAACCGCCTCGTCGTCCCCCGCCTGCTCGCCGCGTGGATCGTCGCGCCGCTGCTCAACATCCTGGTGATCGCCGTCGGCACCATCTCCGGCTACCTCGTGGCGGTCGGCGGCCAGGGCGTCACGCCCGGCGCGTACTGGCTGTCCTTCGGCTCCTTCGCCCATCCCGTCGACGTGTGGATCTCGCTGGTGAAGTCCATCATCTTCGGCACCGTGATCGCGATCATCGGCTGCCAGCGCGGCCTCGAGGCCCGCGGCGGCTCGCGCGGCGTCGCCGACGCGGTGAACGCCACCGTCGTCCTCTCGTTCGTCGTCATCTTCGCGTTGAACCTGCTCATCACGCAGGTCACGACGATGTTCTTCCCCATGCAGGTGGGCTGA
- a CDS encoding ABC transporter permease, giving the protein MATVYRPRGTRWFFNLFGASGSAWSLFDTIGHVVSFVAEVIRTVPHAIKHYRSQIMYILTDITWGRGALVVGGGTAPVLAVLGITVGGIVAVQGFAILNMLGMGPLTAVVASFANTREFAPMLAGVGFAAQAGCRMTAEIGAMRINEEIDALESLGLRSVSFVVTTRVLAGLIAVVPVYLITLILSWVSCAWVVKSVYSMPSGTYDHYFSQFVSGPDIVFSVIKVAVFLTAVIIIHCYQGFFASGGPEGVGTASGRAIRASLVAVVVLNLVMTVALWGFTSPVYFKG; this is encoded by the coding sequence ATGGCAACCGTTTACCGCCCCCGGGGCACACGCTGGTTCTTCAACCTGTTCGGCGCATCCGGATCGGCCTGGAGCCTCTTCGACACCATCGGGCACGTCGTCTCCTTCGTGGCCGAGGTGATCCGCACCGTCCCGCACGCGATCAAGCACTACCGATCGCAGATCATGTACATCCTCACGGACATCACGTGGGGCCGCGGCGCCCTCGTCGTCGGCGGCGGCACGGCGCCGGTGCTCGCCGTCCTCGGCATCACCGTCGGCGGCATCGTCGCGGTCCAGGGCTTCGCGATCCTCAACATGCTCGGCATGGGCCCGCTCACCGCCGTCGTCGCCTCGTTCGCGAACACCCGCGAGTTCGCCCCGATGCTGGCCGGCGTCGGCTTCGCCGCCCAGGCCGGCTGCCGCATGACCGCGGAGATCGGCGCCATGCGCATCAACGAGGAGATCGACGCGCTCGAGTCCCTCGGCCTCCGCTCGGTGTCCTTCGTGGTCACCACCCGCGTCCTCGCAGGCCTGATCGCCGTCGTCCCCGTCTACCTGATCACGCTGATCCTGTCGTGGGTCTCCTGCGCCTGGGTGGTGAAGTCGGTGTACTCGATGCCGTCCGGCACCTACGACCACTACTTCAGTCAGTTCGTCAGTGGGCCGGACATCGTCTTCTCCGTCATCAAGGTGGCCGTCTTCCTCACCGCGGTCATCATCATCCACTGCTACCAGGGCTTCTTCGCCTCCGGCGGCCCGGAGGGCGTGGGCACGGCCTCCGGCCGGGCCATCCGCGCCAGTCTCGTCGCCGTCGTCGTCCTCAACCTCGTCATGACCGTCGCGCTGTGGGGCTTCACCTCCCCGGTCTACTTCAAGGGGTAA